The proteins below are encoded in one region of Phyllopteryx taeniolatus isolate TA_2022b chromosome 11, UOR_Ptae_1.2, whole genome shotgun sequence:
- the opn3 gene encoding opsin-3 isoform X1 — protein sequence MNPYNETRSAEPYLFAFATYKLLAFAIGTIGVFGFCNNVLVILLYCKFKRLQTPTNLLLVNISLSDLLVSVVGINFTFVSCVKGGWIWSQATCVWDGFSNSLFGIVSIMTLAALAYERYIRVVHAQVVDFPWVWRAIAHIWLYSLAWTGAPLLGWNRYTLEIHRLGCSLDWASRDPNDASFILLFLFACFFVPVGIMIYCYGNILYTVQMLRSIQDLQTVQIIKILRYEKKVAAMFLLMIFCFLVCWTPYAVVSMMVAFGRKSMVSPTVAIIPSFFAKSSTAYNPLIYVFMSIKFRRCLLQLLCSRLSWLQHSFKERPLAPVERPIRPIVVSTSCGSRKRPKKRVTFSSSSIVFIITSDDFRRFDVTSNAESSANVIQVRPL from the exons ATGAATCCTTACAATGAAACCAGAAGCGCCGAACCTTACCTTTTTGCTTTTGCCACCTACAAACTTCTCGCCTTCGCCATCGGAACCATTGGCGTCTTTGGCTTCTGCAACAACGTTCTTGTCATTCTACTTTACTGCAAATTCAAGAGACTTCAGACACCGACCAATTTGTTACTCGTCAACATAAGTTTGAGTGATTTGCTGGTTTCTGTCGTCGGGATAAACTTCACATTTGTTTCGTGCGTCAAAGGTGGCTGGATCTGGAGCCAAGCAACATGCGTGTGGGACGGCTTCAGTAACAGTTTATTCG GCATCGTATCGATCATGACGCTGGCGGCGCTGGCCTATGAGCGCTACATCCGGGTGGTGCATGCCCAGGTGGTGGACTTTCCCTGGGTGTGGCGGGCCATTGCCCACATCTGGCTTTACTCCCTGGCTTGGACTGGGGCTCCACTCCTGGGCTGGAACCGCTACACACTGGAGATCCACCGGCTGGGATGCTCCTTGGACTGGGCATCGAGGGACCCAAATGATGCTTcattcatcctcctcttcctcttcgcTTGTTTCTTCGTACCTGTTGGCATCATGATCTACTGCTATGGGAACATCCTCTACACAGTACAAATG CTGCGCTCCATACAGGATTTACAGACGGTCCAGATTATCAAGATCCTAAGATATGAGAAGAAGGTAGCCGCAATGTTTCTTCTCATGATCTTCTGCTTCCTGGTGTGCTGGACGCCCTATGCTGTCGTGTCGATGATGGTGGCTTTCGGCAGGAAGAGCATGGTCTCGCCCACTGTGGCCATCATCCCCTCATTCTTTGCTAAGTCCAGCACAGCCTACAACCCCCTCATCTATGTATTCATGAGCATAAAG ttccgacgCTGTTTGCTGCAGCTGCTGTGTTCAAGGTTGTCTTGGCTGCAGCACAGCTTCAAAGAGCGCCCCCTGGCTCCGGTGGAACGCCCCATCAGGCCCATCGTTGTTTCAACTTCATGCGGCAGCAGAAAGAGACCCAAAAAGAGGGTGACCTTCAGCTCCTCCTCCATTGTCTTCATCATTACTAGTGATGATTTCCGCCGCTTCGATGTGACTTCCAATGCAGAGTCCTCTGCTAATGTCATACAAGTGAGGCCACTGTGA
- the opn3 gene encoding opsin-3 isoform X2 has protein sequence MTLAALAYERYIRVVHAQVVDFPWVWRAIAHIWLYSLAWTGAPLLGWNRYTLEIHRLGCSLDWASRDPNDASFILLFLFACFFVPVGIMIYCYGNILYTVQMLRSIQDLQTVQIIKILRYEKKVAAMFLLMIFCFLVCWTPYAVVSMMVAFGRKSMVSPTVAIIPSFFAKSSTAYNPLIYVFMSIKFRRCLLQLLCSRLSWLQHSFKERPLAPVERPIRPIVVSTSCGSRKRPKKRVTFSSSSIVFIITSDDFRRFDVTSNAESSANVIQVRPL, from the exons ATGACGCTGGCGGCGCTGGCCTATGAGCGCTACATCCGGGTGGTGCATGCCCAGGTGGTGGACTTTCCCTGGGTGTGGCGGGCCATTGCCCACATCTGGCTTTACTCCCTGGCTTGGACTGGGGCTCCACTCCTGGGCTGGAACCGCTACACACTGGAGATCCACCGGCTGGGATGCTCCTTGGACTGGGCATCGAGGGACCCAAATGATGCTTcattcatcctcctcttcctcttcgcTTGTTTCTTCGTACCTGTTGGCATCATGATCTACTGCTATGGGAACATCCTCTACACAGTACAAATG CTGCGCTCCATACAGGATTTACAGACGGTCCAGATTATCAAGATCCTAAGATATGAGAAGAAGGTAGCCGCAATGTTTCTTCTCATGATCTTCTGCTTCCTGGTGTGCTGGACGCCCTATGCTGTCGTGTCGATGATGGTGGCTTTCGGCAGGAAGAGCATGGTCTCGCCCACTGTGGCCATCATCCCCTCATTCTTTGCTAAGTCCAGCACAGCCTACAACCCCCTCATCTATGTATTCATGAGCATAAAG ttccgacgCTGTTTGCTGCAGCTGCTGTGTTCAAGGTTGTCTTGGCTGCAGCACAGCTTCAAAGAGCGCCCCCTGGCTCCGGTGGAACGCCCCATCAGGCCCATCGTTGTTTCAACTTCATGCGGCAGCAGAAAGAGACCCAAAAAGAGGGTGACCTTCAGCTCCTCCTCCATTGTCTTCATCATTACTAGTGATGATTTCCGCCGCTTCGATGTGACTTCCAATGCAGAGTCCTCTGCTAATGTCATACAAGTGAGGCCACTGTGA